The following proteins are co-located in the Gloeocapsa sp. PCC 7428 genome:
- the coaE gene encoding dephospho-CoA kinase (Dephospho-CoA kinase (CoaE) performs the final step in coenzyme A biosynthesis.): MTTHRRIIGLTGGIATGKSTVAHYLATHHHLPILDADIYAREAVAMGSPVYDAIAQRYGSDLFLKDGSLNRKQLGDIIFNNAEERTWLEQQIHPYVRDRFAEAMQQPYQTIVCVIPLLFEAGLTHLVTEIWVVVCSPQQQLARLMQRNQLTREQALARINSQMSLAEKASRADIVLDNSSTPEALLQQVDAALLSTIDLLQESQTPCN, from the coding sequence ATGACGACTCACCGTCGTATTATTGGTTTAACAGGTGGAATTGCGACAGGAAAATCGACCGTTGCACATTATTTAGCGACGCACCACCATCTACCAATCTTGGATGCAGATATTTATGCACGAGAAGCGGTTGCAATGGGTTCTCCGGTTTATGATGCGATCGCCCAGCGCTACGGTTCAGATCTATTCCTCAAAGATGGTTCGCTGAATCGCAAGCAGTTAGGAGATATTATTTTTAATAACGCAGAAGAACGAACTTGGTTAGAACAACAAATTCATCCTTATGTCCGCGATCGCTTCGCTGAAGCAATGCAACAACCGTATCAAACAATCGTCTGCGTGATTCCGTTATTATTTGAAGCAGGTCTTACTCATTTAGTTACAGAAATTTGGGTTGTGGTTTGTTCTCCACAACAGCAACTTGCAAGATTGATGCAACGCAATCAACTCACCCGCGAACAAGCACTAGCCCGTATCAATAGTCAAATGTCACTAGCAGAAAAAGCATCCCGCGCTGATATTGTTTTAGATAACTCCTCTACACCAGAAGCATTACTACAACAAGTTGATGCAGCTTTGTTATCAACAATAGATCTTCTACAGGAATCGCAGACGCCCTGCAACTAA
- the cobA gene encoding uroporphyrinogen-III C-methyltransferase, which yields MTDDRLPVTKNQLPAIMNAQGKVYLVGAGLGNVGYLTVKALQLLAQAEVLIYDALVDDQLLQLVPKNCLKLDVGKRGGKPSTPQAEINHLLVEHCQRGKQVVRLKSGDPFIFGRSAAEIDALMANNCRFEVVPGISSALAAPLLAGIPLTDPTISSCFAVFTAHEPEKLDWEALARLETLVILMGGKQLSTVVQQLLHYGRSPQTPIAIVKWAGTQKQQTWTSDLANIQTVTAGVSLSPVVMIIGEVVALREQLNAKIEIEFPALDMLPDQPLHGKTILVTRSAGQSSNARDRLAMLGANVIEMPALEIGPPSSWEDLDRAIAHIADFDWLILTSTNGVEYFFARLAIQGKDARALAGVKIAVVGEKTAQILAQQGLQPDFIPPNFIADSLVEHFPEPLQGKKVLFPRVETGGREVLVKEFTMKGADVVEVAAYESRCPQRISPDALKALQQQAVDVITFASSKTVQNFCQLLANHGGANLDSVCIASIGPLTSKACQQQFGRVDIEATEYTLEGLTQAIVQWVQR from the coding sequence ATGACCGATGACCGATTACCAGTTACCAAAAACCAATTACCAGCCATTATGAATGCTCAAGGCAAAGTTTATCTTGTCGGTGCAGGATTAGGTAATGTCGGCTATCTTACGGTAAAAGCGCTACAACTTTTAGCGCAAGCTGAAGTTTTGATTTATGATGCGCTTGTTGATGACCAACTATTACAGTTAGTCCCAAAAAACTGTCTTAAACTCGATGTGGGAAAGCGTGGCGGAAAACCGAGTACACCGCAAGCAGAAATTAACCACCTATTAGTAGAACATTGTCAACGTGGTAAACAGGTTGTTCGACTAAAATCTGGCGATCCATTCATTTTTGGGCGATCGGCGGCTGAAATTGATGCTTTAATGGCTAATAACTGTCGATTTGAAGTTGTCCCAGGAATTTCCTCAGCTTTAGCAGCCCCCTTACTTGCAGGAATACCTTTAACCGATCCGACTATAAGTAGCTGTTTCGCGGTTTTTACTGCGCACGAACCGGAAAAACTCGATTGGGAAGCACTAGCGCGGTTAGAAACCCTCGTAATCCTAATGGGAGGGAAACAATTATCAACAGTTGTACAGCAATTATTACACTACGGGCGATCGCCGCAAACTCCTATAGCGATTGTTAAGTGGGCTGGAACTCAAAAACAACAAACTTGGACGAGTGACTTAGCAAATATTCAAACAGTCACAGCAGGTGTTTCACTTTCACCGGTTGTGATGATTATTGGTGAGGTTGTTGCGCTCCGAGAGCAGTTAAATGCAAAGATAGAAATTGAATTTCCGGCTCTTGATATGTTACCTGACCAACCTCTGCACGGTAAAACAATTCTTGTGACACGATCAGCAGGACAATCTAGCAATGCACGCGATCGCTTGGCGATGCTGGGTGCTAATGTGATTGAAATGCCCGCGCTAGAAATTGGTCCGCCTTCGAGTTGGGAAGACTTAGATCGGGCGATCGCTCATATCGCGGATTTTGATTGGTTAATTCTTACTTCCACCAATGGTGTAGAGTACTTTTTCGCAAGATTAGCAATACAAGGTAAAGATGCGCGGGCTTTAGCAGGAGTCAAAATTGCTGTAGTGGGTGAAAAAACTGCCCAAATCTTAGCACAACAAGGTTTACAGCCCGATTTTATTCCTCCTAACTTTATTGCTGATTCTTTAGTCGAACACTTTCCCGAACCTTTACAAGGAAAAAAAGTCCTGTTTCCACGCGTCGAAACTGGCGGGAGAGAAGTTTTAGTCAAAGAGTTTACCATGAAAGGTGCAGACGTTGTCGAAGTTGCCGCGTATGAGTCGCGTTGTCCGCAAAGGATTTCCCCAGATGCGTTAAAAGCTTTACAACAGCAAGCCGTTGATGTGATTACGTTTGCAAGTTCCAAAACTGTTCAAAATTTCTGTCAGTTGTTAGCGAATCATGGCGGTGCTAATTTAGACTCTGTTTGTATTGCATCAATTGGACCTCTCACTTCTAAAGCGTGTCAGCAACAATTTGGGCGAGTCGATATTGAAGCTACCGAATATACTTTAGAAGGGCTTACACAAGCAATCGTGCAGTGGGTACAGCGATGA
- a CDS encoding homogentisate phytyltransferase produces the protein MSQVFEQELKQLGWRGWLYALWKFARPHTIIGTSLSVWGVYLITYAIASSSYRIDLLAPLGAWIACLCGNVYIVGLNQLEDVAIDKINKPHLPIASGEFSQRMGQIIVAVTGGLALLLAWVLGPYLFGMVAISLAIGTAYSLPPIRLKRFPFWAALCIFSVRGAIVNLGLFLHFSWVLQGDRAIPPAIWVLTAFILVFTFAIAIFKDIPDIEGDRQYQITTLTIKLGQKTVFDLALWVLTVCYLGMLLAAWLPQVNTVFLMSTHLLLLGLMWWRSRQVDLQDKSAIASFYQFIWKLFFLEYLIFPAACLLA, from the coding sequence ATGAGTCAGGTGTTTGAGCAAGAGTTAAAGCAATTAGGGTGGCGTGGCTGGTTGTATGCATTGTGGAAGTTTGCCCGTCCGCACACGATTATTGGCACGAGTTTGAGCGTGTGGGGGGTGTATCTCATTACTTATGCGATCGCTTCTTCCTCATATCGTATCGATTTACTCGCGCCTTTGGGGGCTTGGATTGCTTGTCTATGTGGCAATGTTTACATTGTGGGACTGAATCAGCTAGAAGATGTGGCGATTGACAAAATTAACAAACCACATTTGCCGATCGCATCGGGTGAGTTTTCGCAACGCATGGGTCAGATTATTGTCGCAGTCACAGGGGGGCTGGCGCTACTCTTGGCGTGGGTGTTGGGACCATATTTATTCGGGATGGTGGCGATTAGTTTAGCGATTGGGACTGCGTATTCTTTACCACCAATTCGCTTGAAGCGGTTTCCGTTTTGGGCGGCGTTGTGTATTTTCTCGGTACGGGGTGCGATTGTGAATTTGGGGCTGTTTTTGCATTTTAGTTGGGTGTTACAGGGCGATCGCGCAATTCCTCCTGCTATTTGGGTATTGACAGCGTTTATTCTAGTGTTTACGTTTGCGATCGCAATCTTTAAAGATATTCCAGATATCGAAGGCGATCGCCAATATCAAATCACAACTTTGACGATCAAGCTAGGACAAAAAACCGTCTTCGATTTGGCACTTTGGGTACTTACCGTATGCTATTTGGGAATGTTGCTGGCGGCGTGGCTACCTCAAGTCAATACTGTATTTCTGATGAGTACTCATTTACTTTTATTGGGGTTGATGTGGTGGCGAAGTAGACAAGTTGATTTACAAGATAAAAGTGCGATCGCGAGTTTCTATCAATTTATTTGGAAACTCTTTTTCCTGGAATACCTAATTTTCCCTGCTGCTTGTCTGCTAGCTTAA
- a CDS encoding tetratricopeptide repeat protein, giving the protein MTDTPQLTVFAITVVGIGLTILAFFIREGVITSNIYKQGVKLYQDKNYSAAEAAFRQVIARHPSNDLARLLLGDTLLQQDRVKDAIATWQELTSRAPKNVDAHLRLGMALLKSNQLEEAIASLETAKNLLQAQRNRQKAQTVAQLLQEIHQQQKIE; this is encoded by the coding sequence ATGACTGACACGCCTCAACTTACCGTATTTGCAATTACCGTCGTCGGAATTGGGTTAACGATCCTGGCTTTCTTTATCCGTGAGGGAGTCATTACCTCCAACATTTACAAGCAGGGAGTCAAACTTTATCAAGACAAAAATTACAGCGCCGCCGAAGCCGCGTTTCGTCAAGTAATTGCGCGTCACCCAAGTAATGATTTAGCGCGGTTGTTGCTAGGAGATACTCTACTACAGCAAGATCGCGTAAAAGATGCGATCGCCACTTGGCAAGAACTAACAAGCCGCGCACCAAAAAATGTTGACGCGCATCTGCGTTTAGGAATGGCGTTGCTAAAATCGAATCAATTAGAAGAGGCGATCGCCTCTCTTGAAACTGCTAAAAACTTACTTCAAGCCCAACGCAATCGGCAAAAAGCCCAAACCGTCGCCCAACTTCTCCAAGAAATTCATCAGCAGCAAAAGATTGAATAA